From a single Pempheris klunzingeri isolate RE-2024b chromosome 2, fPemKlu1.hap1, whole genome shotgun sequence genomic region:
- the LOC139216849 gene encoding PAK4-inhibitor inka2-like produces MLCLGDSADCLRDQMQYMVRSLQDLKQISRPRPLSEPCARSFAVTRLCKQRAQQERLTRLRVSDASEASTYDSACCLASPLEEEEEQQEHERLTQGSPNSEKSLDVDSGYSEASWQDEGVVLRRTRNVRVSATACLRTNRGPSGRIRPKSTSDACLERWTSFEASDPEDWTTLLLSRSRNRQPLVLGDNSFADLIKNWMDLPECPEPAQLKPTVGRRLAKDILVNMRRRLTGMSKSVEVRPRPENSTRVSRAAEAPKRMSCPVGLQALKPFFHQSHTGLHQLDTDFYQFTALMKTGSRQPIICNDIIGYI; encoded by the exons ATG CTGTGTTTAGGAGATTCTGCGGACTGCCTCCGGGACCAAATGCAGTACATGGTGAGATCCCTGCAGGACCTGAAGCAGATAAGCAGGCCGAGGCCACTGAGTGAACCATGTGCTCGGTCCTTCGCTGTAACGCGGCTCTGCAAACAGAGGGCACAGCAAGAGCGGCTCACTCGTCTGCGTGTTTCTGACGCCAGTGAAGCCAGCACATACGACTCTGCCTGCTGCCTGGCCAGCCCtctggaagaggaggaagagcaacagGAGCATGAGCGTTTGACACAGGGCTCCCCAAACAGTGAAAAGAGTCTGGATGTTGACTCTGGTTATTCTGAGGCTTCTTGGCAGGATGAAGGTGTGGTGCTGAGGAGGACCAGAAATGTGAGAGTTTCCGCCACTGCCTGTCTCCGCACAAACAGAGGACCTTCTGGTCGAATCCGGCCCAAATCAACCTCGGATGCTTGCTTGGAGCGCTGGACTTCATTTGAAGCCAGTGACCCGGAGGACTGGACGACGTTGCTGCTGAGCCGCAGCAGGAACAGACAGCCTCTGGTTCTGGGGGACAACAGCTTTGCAGACCTAATTAAGAACTGGATGGACCTACCAGAGTGTCCTGAGCCAGCACAACTAAAGCCCACTGTAGGCAGGCGCCTTGCCAAagacattttggtaaatatgcGCCGCAGACTTACAGGGATGTCTAAAAGTGTGGAGGTGAGACCAAGGCCAGAAAACTCCACAAGGGTCAGCAGGGCTGCAGAGGCTCCCAAACGGATGTCCTGTCCTGTGGGACTCCAGGCTCTCAAACCTTTCTTTCACCAGTCCCACACAGGCCTACATCAACTGGACACAGACTTCTACCAGTTCACTGCTCTCATGAAGACAGGCAGCCGACAACCCATCATATGCAATGACATTATTGGATACATTTAA